One genomic window of Arachis hypogaea cultivar Tifrunner chromosome 8, arahy.Tifrunner.gnm2.J5K5, whole genome shotgun sequence includes the following:
- the LOC112708081 gene encoding uncharacterized protein — MANLYVKAVPPPDLNRNTEWFTYPGVWTTYILILFFSWLLVLSVFGCSPGMAWTTVNLAHFAVTYHFFHWKKGTPFADDQGIYNRLTWWEQIDNGKQLTRNRKFLTVVPLVLYLIASHTTDYQNPMLFFNTVAVMVLVIAKFPHMHKVRLFGINADK, encoded by the exons ATGGCGAATCTGTACGTGAAGGCGGTGCCACCACCGGATCTGAACAGGAACACGGAGTGGTTCACGTACCCTGGCGTCTGGACAACGTACATCTTAATCCTGTTCTTCTCATGGCTTCTTGTTCTCTCCGTCTTCGGTTGCTCCCCTGGCATGGCTTGGACTACCGTCAATCTCGCTCATTTCGCT GTAACTTATCACTTTTTTCACTGGAAGAAAGGAACTCCATTCGCAGATGATCAGGGGATCTACAATAGGCTGACTTGGTGGGAGCAGATAGACAACGGAAAGCAGCTCACTCGCAACAGGAAGTTTCTAACTGTTGTTCCTTTGGTGCT GTACTTGATAGCCTCGCATACAACCGATTATCAAAATCCGATGCTCTTCTTCAATACAGTGGCAGTGATGGTCCTAGTGATCGCAAAGTTCCCCCATATGCACAAGGTCCGGTTATTCGGAATCAACGCTGATAAATga
- the LOC112708082 gene encoding probable serine/threonine-protein kinase WNK6, translating into MNSSGGVLALSPANNVFNTRVPHDFEEDFTEKDPTGRYLRYNEILGKGAFKTVYRAFDEVEGIEVAWNQVRIDGLLHTVDDLAKLYSEVNILKSLNHENIITFYDSWVDDKQHTVNMITELFSSGNLRQYRQKHKYVEVKAIKGWARQILQGLAYLHSHKPPIIHRDLKCDNIFVNGNHGEVKIGDLGLAIVMQQPTAQSVIGTPEFMAPELYEEEYNELVDIYSFGMCILEMVTLEYPYVECKNPAQIFKKVTSGIKPASLNKVSDPEIRQFIEKCLVPASERLSAEELLKDPFLQVENGPRLGRSRSRLSMDIDNEGRQNYASSDAGSNKGCVHSPVFEVKRTNKNNEFRLTGSKNDDNSISLTLRIADTNGGVRNIHFLFYLDTDTALAVASEMVEHLELADHDVAFIADLIDYLVFKLLPWWKPSSTRCSPGESTQYSGSTNVDGQAMAGPWNSVPNDIPSEPVAGRDNFSEHNTSREGSVSNEKDNFSGEADDPYYKDNRSSSASLCDSEYQHSQGSLTSLFVVDDTPMKSDNILCSKAEENFKFRSTSPSVSEFHDTDFEDCKLHAGDCGCGDGEVINEFSSKENLGPILERSNLLSLPCSFSSVSSTNDMDFELKFELQEIDALYQSWIDELCRMKLEALEAARQRWMEKKNVSAH; encoded by the exons ATGAATAGTTCTGGGGGTGTATTGGCCTTGTCTCCTGCGAATAATGTTTTCAACACAAGGGTGCCTCATGATTTTGAGGAGGATTTTACAGAGAAAGATCCTACCGGACGGTACCTTAGG TACAATGAAATCTTGGGGAAGGGTGCCTTCAAGACTGT TTATAGGGCCTTTGATGAAGTCGAAGGAATAGAAGTCGCTTGGAACCAAGTTAGGATTGATGGCCTCTTGCACACAGTAGATGATCTTGCAAAATTGTATTCTGAAGTCAATATACTGAAGTCTTTGAACCATGAAAATATCATTACGTTCTATGATTCTTGGGTTGATGATAAGCAGCATACCGTTAACATGATCACCGAACTTTTTTCATCTGGAAATTTAAGGCA GTACCGTCAAAAGCATAAATATGTTGAAGTGAAAGCCATAAAAGGCTGGGCGAGACAGATTCTTCAAGGGTTAGCGTATCTTCACAGTCACAAACCACCTATAATTCACAGAGACTTGAAATGTGACAACATCTTTGTTAATGGAAACCATGGAGAAGTCAAGATAGGGGACCTAGGTTTGGCAATTGTCATGCAGCAACCAACTGCTCAAAGTGTTATTG GGACTCCTGAGTTTATGGCTCCAGAACTATATGAAGAGGAATACAATGAACTTGTTGACATATATTCTTTTGGAATGTGCATACTAGAGATGGTTACTCTTGAGTATCCATACGTTGAATGTAAAAACCCGGCTCAAATCTTTAAGAAAGTTACCTCG GGCATCAAACCTGCTTCGCTTAATAAGGTGAGCGACCCCGAAATTAGGCAATTTATTGAGAAATGTCTTGTTCCGGCATCTGAGAGATTGTCAGCAGAGGAGCTTCTTAAAGATCCGTTCCTGCAAGTTGAGAATGGTCCTAGGCTAGGTCGTAGCAGGTCCCGCCTATCCATGGACATAGATAATGAGGGCAGGCAGAATTATGCAAGCAGTGATGCCGGAAGCAACAAAGGCTGTGTGCATAGTCCTGTTTTTGAAGTTAAGAGGACAAATAAGAACAACGAGTTTAGGTTGACAGGATCCAAAAATGATGATAACTCGATATCATTGACCTTGCGAATTGCTGATACTAATG GTGGAGTAAGGAATATACATTTTCTCTTCTACCTTGATACAGATACTGCTCTCGCGGTGGCATCAGAGATGGTCGAACATTTGGAGCTCGCAGATCATGATGTAGCCTTCATAGCTGACCTTATTGATTACTTGGTATTTAAGCTTCTACCTTGGTGGAAGCCTTCATCTACTCGTTGCTCACCTGGCGAATCAACTCAATACAGTGGGTCAACAAATGTAGATGGCCAAGCAATGGCAGGTCCATGGAATTCTGTCCCAAACGATATTCCCTCCGAGCCAGTTGCTGGTCGAGATAACTTCTCCGAACACAATACATCGAGAGAAGGTTCTGTCTCAAATGAGAAGGACAACTTTTCAGGGGAAGCCGATGATCCTTATTACAAGGACAATCGTAGTTCTTCTGCAAGTCTATGCGACTCAGAATATCAACATTCTCAAGGTTCCTTAACTTCATTGTTTGTTGTAGATGATACTCCTATGAAAAGTGACAATATTCTTTGTTCCAAGGCCGAAGAAAACTTTAAATTCCGAAGCACAAGTCCCTCCGTAAGCGAGTTTCATGATACGGATTTCGAGGATTGCAAATTGCACGCAGGGGATTGTGGTTGTGGAGATGGCGAGGTGATAAATGAATTCTCATCAAAGGAGAACTTAGGGCCAATTTTGGAAAGGTCTAATCTTTTGAGTTTGCCATGTAGCTTTTCTTCTGTTTCTTCAACTAATGACATGGATTTTGAACTAAAGTTTGAGCTTCAAGAAATTGATGCACTGTATCAATCTTGGATTGATGAACTCTGTAGAATGAAGTTAGAGGCATTGGAAGCAGCCAGACAGAGATGGATGGAAAAAAAGAATGTTTCTGCTCATTGA
- the LOC112708083 gene encoding protein yippee-like At4g27745: MADFMGSKAYCCFKCQNLVAFHDDIVSKDFQASSGRAFLFSHAMNISLGPKEDRQLITGLHTVADVYCSDCGEELGWTYIKAYEESQKYKEGKYVLEKFKIVVRGSQTNLENYYDD; the protein is encoded by the exons ATGGCTGATTTTATGGGATCAAAGGCTTATTGCTGCTTCAAGTGCCAGAACCTTGTTGCTTTCCATGATGATATTGTTTCCAAAGATTTCCAG GCAAGCAGTGGTAGagcttttcttttctctcatgCAATGAACATTAGTTTGGGACCCAAAGAAGATAGACAACTCATCACTGGTCTTCACACAGTTGCTGATGTTTATTGCTCAGATTGTGGTGAAGAACTTGGTTGGACATACATTAAGGCTTATGAAGAATCACAGAAGTACAAAGAAGGAAAATATGTACTAGAGAAGTTCAAGATAGTAGTTAGAGGAAGCCAAACAAACCTAGAAAATTATTATGATGACTGA